Proteins from a single region of Parambassis ranga chromosome 16, fParRan2.1, whole genome shotgun sequence:
- the tent5ba gene encoding terminal nucleotidyltransferase 5ba: protein MSGASDHSRRFCVLSWDQVQRLDSILGEAVPIHGRGNFPTLSVQPRQIVQVVRARLEERGVYVKDVRLNGSAASHVLHQDTGLGYKDLDLIFGVSLKDDQAFRLVKDVVLDCLLDFLPAGVSKERITALTLKEAYVQKLVKVCNDTDRWSLISLSNNMGKNVELKFVDSLRRQFEFSVDSFQICLDSLLLFDRCSETPMSESFHPTVIGESVYGDFKEAMDHLCQRTIATRSPEEIRGGGLLKYCHLLVRGFRASSEADMKQMQRYMCSRFFIDFPDIVEQQRKLEAYLQNHFAGMEHKRYECLMTLHQVVNESTVCLMGHERRQTLSLISMLALKVLAEQNAIPTVTNVTCYYQPAPYVQDINFSNYYIAHVQPPQVTPCSSSYQTWLPCS from the exons ATGTCTGGTGCGTCGGATCACAGTCGGCGGTTCTGTGTCTTGTCCTGGGATCAAGTGCAACGCCTGGACTCGATCCTGGGGGAGGCTGTCCCCATCCACGGGCGAGGAAACTTCCCCACTCTGTCCGTACAACCGCGTCAGATTGTCCAG GTGGTGCGAGCGAGGCTGGAGGAGAGAGGCGTGTACGTTAAGGACGTGAGGCTGAATGGGTCAGCTGCCAGCCATGTGCTCCATCAAGATACCGGGCTGGGCTACAAGGACCTGGACCTGATCTTTGGCGTTTCTCTGAAAGACGACCAGGCCTTCCGTTTGGTGAAAGATGTTGTGCTGGACTGCCTGTTGGACTTTTTGCCGGCTGGAGTCTCTAAGGAACGCATCACAGCGCTGACCCTCAAAGAGGCCTATGTACAGAAACTGGTAAAGGTCTGTAATGACACAGACCGTTGGAGCCTCATCTCGCTGTCCAACAACATGGGCAAGAACGTGGAGCTCAAGTTTGTGGACTCATTACGACGGCAGTTTGAATTCAGTGTGGACTCGTTCCAGATCTGCCTTGATTCTCTGCTGTTATTCGACCGCTGCTCAGAGACTCCGATGTCCGAAAGCTTTCACCCCACTGTGATCGGGGAAAGTGTGTATGGGGACTTCAAGGAGGCTATGGACCACCTGTGTCAGAGGACCATAGCTACACGCAGCCCTGAAGAAATCAGAGGCGGCGGCTTGTTGAagtactgccacctgctggtgcgagGGTTTAGAGCCTCTTCGGAGGCGGACATGAAGCAGATGCAGCGCTACATGTGCTCACGCTTCTTCATTGACTTTCCTGACATTgttgagcagcagaggaagctggaggCTTACCTGCAGAACCACTTTGCTGGCATGGAGCACAAACGGTACGAGTGCCTGATGACCCTGCACCAAGTCGTGAACGAGAGCACCGTGTGTCTGATGGGTCACGAGCGACGCCAGACGCTCAGCCTCATCTCCATGCTGGCGCTGAAGGTGCTGGCCGAGCAGAACGCCATCCCCACTGTAACGAACGTCACGTGTTACTACCAGCCCGCGCCGTACGTACAGGACATCAACTTCAGTAATTACTATATTGCACATGTGCAGCCACCGCAGGTCACGCCGTGCAGTAGCTCATATCAGACATGGCTGCCTTGTAGCTGA
- the pigv gene encoding palmitoyltransferase ZDHHC18-A: MTMDVRTVLEFATVTRGLSLFLQAVLNAAIPDHEADAFKPPRTEDPLYLDSVVEWLFGGLSHWDAEHFLFIAEKGYLYEHNFAFFPLFPVILRGLAETLLWPLSSWLSVRGRLLVAVALGNTALFLLSAVALHALSRIVLQDRRLALLSSLLYCITPANVFMTAGYSESLFAALTFGGLFLLEKGFTFRACLALSIATAARSNGLVNIGFLLYLPSLHAISQIRVYRTTKKGYSKIFHYIWAIICLIFTSLMGTAIIALPFCAFQYYGYRTFCTPSTSLERIHPALLSLAERRGYRVPDENGPPPLWCMRPLPLLYSHIQDVYWDVGFLRYFELKQIPNFILALPMATLGIMAAYAYFQANSELCLRLGLWETSANKGLDKPSPGFFNPRVFVYVVHSAVLLVFGMLCMHVQVLTRFMASSSPVPFWISAHLLLLNEPLLHRRKTSNPCVHIHTHSRNGCKHTPQNPIVALLPHFKACSPTTQSILGYFLSYWVLGLAMHCNFLPWT; this comes from the exons ATGACTATGGATGTCAGAACAGTGCTGGAGTTTGCTACGGTTACCCGAggcctctctctgtttttgcaG GCTGTCTTGAATGCTGCCATCCCTGATCATGAAGCTGATGCGTTCAAGCCCCCTCGGACAGAGGACCCTTTATACTTGGACTCTgttgtggagtggttgtttggaGGCCTCTCTCACTGGGATGCTGAGCATTTCCTCTTCATAGCAGAGAAGGGATACCTCTATGAGCACAACTTTGcatttttccccctcttccCTGTCATCCTTCGCGGCCTGGCAGAAACGCTGCTGTGGCCCCTGAGCAGCTGGCTGAGTGTGCGGGGGCGTCTGCTGGTGGCAGTGGCTCTGGGGAACACTGCCCTCTTCCTGCTGAGCGCAGTCGCCCTGCACGCACTCAGCAGAATAGTTCTGCAGGACAGGCGTCTGGCTCTGCTCTCCAGCCTGCTGTACTGTATCACTCCTGCTAATGTTTTCATGACGGCTGGATATTCAGAGAGCCTGTTTGCTGCGCTCACTTTTGGGGGTCTGTTCCTCCTTGAGAAGGGATTCACCTTCCGAGCCTGTTTGGCCCTCAGCATAGCTACTGCAGCACGATCCAACGGACTTGTCAACATTGGTTTTCTACTTTACCTGCCATCACTGCATGCCATTTCTCAAATTCGTGTATATCGCACAACGAAAAAGGGCTACAGCAAAATCTTCCACTACATCTGGGCCATCATCTGTCTGATTTTCACTTCTCTCATGGGAACAGCCATCATTGCCCTCCCCTTCTGTGCTTTCCAGTACTATGGGTATAGGACGTTTTGTACACCATCCACCTCCTTGGAGCGGATCCATCCTGCTCTCTTATCGCTAGCTGAGCGCAGGGGCTACCGAGTCCCAGATGAAAATGGTCCACCACCCCTATGGTGTATGAGACCCCTCCCCCTGCTTTACTCTCACATCCAGGATGTGTATTGGGATGTGGGCTTCCTCCGATACTTTGAGCTGAAGCAGATACCAAACTTTATTCTGGCTCTACCTATGGCTACGCTCGGCATAATGGCTGCTTACGCTTACTTTCAAGCTAACTCAGAACTGTGTTTGAGGCTTGGCCTTTGGGAAACAAGTGCAAACAAAGGACTTGACAAACCAAGTCCGGGATTCTTCAACCCcagagtgtttgtgtatgttgtgcACTCTGCAGTTCTCCTGGTGTTTGGAATGTTGTGCATGCATGTACAG GTCCTCACCAGGTTCATGGCCTCCTCATCTCCAGTGCCCTTCTGGATCAgtgctcacctgctcctcctcaatGAGCCTCTTCTTCATCGAAGAAAGACATCGAACCCctgtgtacacatacacactcattcCAGAAACGGCTGCAAGCACACACCTCAGAACCCCATTGTTGCACTGCTGCCACACTTTAAAGCCTGCTCGCCAACCACACAAAGCATCCTGGGATACTTCCTGTCTTACTGGGTACTAGGCCTTGCAATGCACTGTAATTTCTTGCCATGGACCTAA
- the zdhhc18a gene encoding palmitoyltransferase ZDHHC18a isoform X2: protein MKNCEYQQIDPRALSVSPLSAQNHSEKKVQRSRRKWEVFPGKNRFFCDGRIILSRQSGVLPMTLGLIVVTCGLFFAFDCPFLVKHLTVFIPVIGGVLFVFVVVSLLRTSFTDPGILPRATPDEAADIERQIDTSGSSTYRPPPRTKEILINQQVVKLKYCFTCKMFRPPRTSHCSLCDNCVERFDHHCPWVGNCVGKRNYRFFYSFIISLSFLTSFIFGCVITHITLRSQSGKSIVQAIQESPASVVELVICFFSIWSILGLSGFHTYLVASNLTTNEDIKGSWSSKRGAEESGNPYTHNSIITNCCATLCGPMPPSLIDRRGFLPPEEVITAASASEIELPPFVAKNDANMEENCQDFSLSCTA from the exons ATGAAGAACTGCGAGTACCAGCAGATCGACCCGCGGGCACTGTCGGTGTCGCCGCTGTCGGCACAGAACCACAGCGAAAAGAAAGTGCAGCGGTCGCGGAGGAAATGGGAAGTATTCCCGGGGAAGAACCGGTTTTTCTGCGACGGACGGATCATTCTGTCGAGACAGAGCGGTGTCCTTCCGATGACACTGGGCCTTATTGTTGTCACTTGTGGCCTTTTCTTTGCATTCGA ttgcCCATTCCTGGTGAAACATCTGACGGTCTTTATACCTGTGATCGGTGGggtgctttttgtgtttgtggtcGTCTCCCTGTTGAGAACCAGCTTCACAGATCCAGGCATCCTACCCAGGGCCACCCCAGATGAAGCTGCAGACATCGAGCGACAGATAG ATACCTCAGGATCCTCGACGTATCGCCCCCCTCCGCGTACCAAGGAGATCCTCATCAACCAGCAGGTGGTAAAGCTCAAATACTGCTTCACTTGTAAAATGTTCCGCCCTCCTCGGACCTCCCACTGCAGCCTGTGCGACAACTGTGTGG AGCGATTTGATCATCACTGCCCATGGGTGGGGAACTGCGTGGGAAAACGCAATTACCGCTTTTTTTACAGCTTCATCATCTCACTGTCTTTTCTGACATCTTTCATATTTGGCTGTGTCATCACTCACATTACTCTCC gTTCTCAATCTGGTAAAAGCATTGTTCAAGCCATTCAGGAGAGCCCTGCAAG TGTGGTGGAATTGGTTATTTGTTTCTTCTCCATCTGGTCTATTCTGGGCCTCTCAGGTTTCCATACCTACTTAGTAGCCTCCAACCTCACCACAAATGAAGAT ATAAAGGGATCCTGGTCGAGtaaaagaggagcagaggagtcTGGGAATCCATACACTCATAACAGCATTATAACCAACTGCTGTGCGACATTATGTGGCCCAATGCCCCCCAG TTTGATTGACAGAAGAGGTTTCCTCCCTCCTGAAGAAGTGATAACCGCTGCTTCTGCCTCTGAGATCGAACTGCCTCCTTTCGTGGCGAAGAATGATGCAAACATG GAGGAGAACTGTCAGGATTTTTCTTTGTCCTGCACAGCCTGA
- the zdhhc18a gene encoding palmitoyltransferase ZDHHC18a isoform X1 gives MKNCEYQQIDPRALSVSPLSAQNHSEKKVQRSRRKWEVFPGKNRFFCDGRIILSRQSGVLPMTLGLIVVTCGLFFAFDCPFLVKHLTVFIPVIGGVLFVFVVVSLLRTSFTDPGILPRATPDEAADIERQIDTSGSSTYRPPPRTKEILINQQVVKLKYCFTCKMFRPPRTSHCSLCDNCVERFDHHCPWVGNCVGKRNYRFFYSFIISLSFLTSFIFGCVITHITLRSQSGKSIVQAIQESPASVVELVICFFSIWSILGLSGFHTYLVASNLTTNEDIKGSWSSKRGAEESGNPYTHNSIITNCCATLCGPMPPSLIDRRGFLPPEEVITAASASEIELPPFVAKNDANMCTQSTKDVLERMVHSSDFQGLCPPGTPKTTPLVLEVSSTAAAPASELSPPAGCSRQLAHQVAVAPCPPFSIGKKRDSLHSINPAFRLASPSPSLSRTSLILGDVPDISFVPLH, from the exons ATGAAGAACTGCGAGTACCAGCAGATCGACCCGCGGGCACTGTCGGTGTCGCCGCTGTCGGCACAGAACCACAGCGAAAAGAAAGTGCAGCGGTCGCGGAGGAAATGGGAAGTATTCCCGGGGAAGAACCGGTTTTTCTGCGACGGACGGATCATTCTGTCGAGACAGAGCGGTGTCCTTCCGATGACACTGGGCCTTATTGTTGTCACTTGTGGCCTTTTCTTTGCATTCGA ttgcCCATTCCTGGTGAAACATCTGACGGTCTTTATACCTGTGATCGGTGGggtgctttttgtgtttgtggtcGTCTCCCTGTTGAGAACCAGCTTCACAGATCCAGGCATCCTACCCAGGGCCACCCCAGATGAAGCTGCAGACATCGAGCGACAGATAG ATACCTCAGGATCCTCGACGTATCGCCCCCCTCCGCGTACCAAGGAGATCCTCATCAACCAGCAGGTGGTAAAGCTCAAATACTGCTTCACTTGTAAAATGTTCCGCCCTCCTCGGACCTCCCACTGCAGCCTGTGCGACAACTGTGTGG AGCGATTTGATCATCACTGCCCATGGGTGGGGAACTGCGTGGGAAAACGCAATTACCGCTTTTTTTACAGCTTCATCATCTCACTGTCTTTTCTGACATCTTTCATATTTGGCTGTGTCATCACTCACATTACTCTCC gTTCTCAATCTGGTAAAAGCATTGTTCAAGCCATTCAGGAGAGCCCTGCAAG TGTGGTGGAATTGGTTATTTGTTTCTTCTCCATCTGGTCTATTCTGGGCCTCTCAGGTTTCCATACCTACTTAGTAGCCTCCAACCTCACCACAAATGAAGAT ATAAAGGGATCCTGGTCGAGtaaaagaggagcagaggagtcTGGGAATCCATACACTCATAACAGCATTATAACCAACTGCTGTGCGACATTATGTGGCCCAATGCCCCCCAG TTTGATTGACAGAAGAGGTTTCCTCCCTCCTGAAGAAGTGATAACCGCTGCTTCTGCCTCTGAGATCGAACTGCCTCCTTTCGTGGCGAAGAATGATGCAAACATG TGTACACAAAGCACGAAGGATGTGCTGGAGAGGATGGTCCACTCCTCTGACTTTCAAGGCCTGTGTCCCCCTGGGACTCCAAAGACCACCCCTCTGGTCCTGGAAGTTtccagcactgcagcagcaccagcctCAGAGCTTTCACCCCCTGCCGGCTGCTCGCGACAGCTTGCCCATCAGGTTGCAGTCGCTCCTTGCCCCCCATTCAGCATTGGCAAAAAGAGGGACTCGCTACACTCAATCAATCCAGCCTTCCGTTTGGCCTCGCCCTCACCGTCGCTCAGCCGCACCTCCCTGATTCTAGGTGATGTACCCGATATTAGCTTTGTGCCACTGCACTGA